TTACACGAGCCATAACTCAATCCTTCTTGACTTAAGAACCTGAAATTAAAGCGCGATCATGCGCTTGATGGATGCAACGTCAGACTTGGCGATCAGCTTGGTGCCGCGCAGTTGACGCTTACGCTTCGGGCTCTTCTTGGTCAGGATGTGACTCGTGAAGGACTGCTTATGCTTGAAGCCTTTCGCGGTACGCTTGAACCGCTTCGTGGCTCCGCTCTTGGTTTTCATCTTGGGCATTTCTAAAACTCCGCATTTTCGTTTTAAATAAATAATGATCCCTGAACGACAAATCCCCCGCACTGTGACGGGGGACAGGCGAATTCGGTGGAATCATTTTTTCTTGCGGGGGGCAACAACCATCGTCATTTGCCGGCCTTCCATTTTCGGCCGTTGCTCTACCTGGGCAAGTTCTTCGATATCCGCCTCAACACGATTCATGAGCTTCATACCAATTTCCTGGTGTGCCATCTCACGACCGCGGAAGCGGATTGTGATCTTGCCCCGATCCCCGTTCTCAAGGAAACGTATCAGGTTGCGTAGCTTGACCTGATAATCCCCTTCTTCCGTGCCAGGCCGGAACTTCACTTCTTTCACCTGGACCTGCTTCTGCTTTT
The window above is part of the Marinobacter nanhaiticus D15-8W genome. Proteins encoded here:
- the infC gene encoding translation initiation factor IF-3 gives rise to the protein MIIKQRTNRGRAPKAPINENIEATEVRLIAADGEQVGIVSIEDALKAAEEASLDLVQVTNSDPVVCKIMDYGKKVFEEKKAKAAAKKKQKQVQVKEVKFRPGTEEGDYQVKLRNLIRFLENGDRGKITIRFRGREMAHQEIGMKLMNRVEADIEELAQVEQRPKMEGRQMTMVVAPRKKK
- the rpmI gene encoding 50S ribosomal protein L35, which codes for MPKMKTKSGATKRFKRTAKGFKHKQSFTSHILTKKSPKRKRQLRGTKLIAKSDVASIKRMIAL